The sequence below is a genomic window from Leucoraja erinacea ecotype New England chromosome 10, Leri_hhj_1, whole genome shotgun sequence.
ctaagacacaacacaatttacacaaacatccatcacagtggaagacaaagtcttatctctcccctgcactagcaagtcccgcagccatttaaagccgcgccgggtgatgcaaggccgcgctccgggtcttggtgttggagcccccggcgtgcgctagcaagtcccgcgacCATTTAAAGACGCgtcgggcgatgtcaggccccgctctaggtaattttcaaccccgcaactcgggcgggagaagtcgccgttgcggaagccccgaaaagcggtctcccagcagggacccgcgggccccCGGTGTCACTgttcaccagacctgcggttggagcctccgaatctccagggtcaggctgcagcagcgcgccaccacagctcctcccgctccgaactcggccagctctgcgatggtaagtaagtccgcagctctgcgactggagccccaggtcgttctggttggaggccgctccacggtgctaggccccaacgacaacggtgacccgacagagaaaaggtcgggttctccgtgcaggggaaagatttaaaagtttcccccaccaccccctgccccccacacacatacccagttaaaaataaataaaaactacattcaaacaagacaaaaaaaaaaaaagacagacggacggactgcagaggccgctgcgacgtgagtcgcgccgcccacccgttGACTTTTTGTGCCTgtgttcggtttaaactagcatccgtGGTTCCCCCTACACTCTTaagaattctgtacgtttcagTGAGATAACACCCGATTCTTATAAATACAAGGCTACAGAGGCCCAAACTGGTTAACCTCCTCATACAACAAACCGGCCACCTCACGTGCCATTCGGGTGAACTCTCACTGCATCCCGGTTTAATAATAACGTAGTAATTAGCAGTGGTGACTACAATACTACCAGACGTAAAATCCCATCTGATTCACTACTTCAGTGAAGGAAATCTGCTATTCTAACCTATTACACAACTATATTACTCCTTGTGACTCTAGACCCACTAATGTGGTTGAATATAAAACCAATCCGTTCAAACATAGAGTAATAAATGTTTACCTTGTGTCAAGATAAATAAAACCTTAATGGAAGCATTCTGAATGTCCAACTATAGCAAATTAACAGGCACCCCATATCTACTCCACTAGTTATAGCCTCAAAAAATTATTTCCCTTTTACAAAACAATGCTGAATGCTATCAATTTTTTTAAAGTTCGCTATTAATActtaggttttagtttagtttagagatacagcatggaaacaggccctttggcccccccgGATCCTCGCTGACGACCgacatccatccacccatctatctacctatctatccttCTTCTAtagtattactaaaactctcatcatgACTTTCATCTTGTCTGCGTtgattttaaatttgcgcaaaaacgctaccctatatcaccAGGATTactcgccatcttactcaccgttctcctctgctccaagccaccagGTTTTGTTCGGATCGGTGGAAGATtataaaagttatgaaggtttaaaaaatcatgagatcagcatattggtcttctcgcctgtcagtcaccatgaaggtaacgccccttccggcacccactggAGAATAAATCCCCGGAGGCGGGGCCGAGTCCGTGAGCACATCCAGAAGCCGCCGTCCAGAAGCCGCTGAGAATAAAGGTGAAATAGCGGAGTATGGGCTGTTTTCCGTGGGTTGGTGCGGGCTGTGTTCGGCGGGCTGTGTTCGCTGGCGAGGCTGTGAGCGCGACGGGCGCTGGGGACGGGAGCAGCTGAGTGAGCCCGGAGCCGGGTCCTGGAGACAGGAGTGCGGTTGGAACCGGGGCCGAGAACCGgtgagcccacacaccccccccccccccccctcctccacccccccccccgccccacaacacgccacccccccctccgcgcaccccccccctccccacactcctcctccacaaccccccctaccccccccccacacagtaacactatcctatactcactagggacaatttttacatttaccaagccaattaaccttcaaaactgtatgtctttggagtgtgggaggaaactgaagatttcgggggaagcccacgcaggtcacggggagaatgtacaaactccgtacagacagcatccgtagtcaggatcgaacccgggtctccggcgctgcattcactgtaaggcagcaactctaccgctgatccaCCGTGCTGCCAATAATAGACACTAACATGATTGATGCAAGGCCGTCTGATCTATACTTCCTTGTTTTCTTCAGCCTtttgaaatacagcgcagaacgaggcccttcggcccacctagtccgcgccaactggagatcaccccgtacactagcaccatcctatacactaaggacaatttacaattttaccaaagtcaattaacctataaagctgtatgtctttggagtgtgggatgaaactggagcacccggagaaaacctatgcggtcacagagagaatgtacaaactccgtacagacagcacctgtcgttagtctctggcgctgtaaagcagcaactccaccacggTGCCACCCCTTTCTCTTTCCTTTCTTGATGATCTTGCATCGAGGAAGAATCTGATGTCTCTCTGTAATTTACTGCAGGGACACAGCTGAGACTGAGAGCTCGGCATTTGAGGAactgaaagtgcaaactccaccatCTGAGCAAAGCAGGATTCTGGGTGATGGTGGTTACTCCATCCACGCAATGAATTCGGCCACACCAATAGTGTGAGAATCTGAAGAGAGCACGTGGCTTGATGATATTCTCGGTTTACAGGCGAAACCATTTGTTGCTGAAAgtcatttgcctgcattcagaTCTGCTCAGAAATTGCCTCAGAGGATCTTTTTAGGCATAATTGTGCTGGCTGGACATGAAATGGCACCGCATCTGGCAGGTGCATAAATGAACAGTTTATTAGACGTCTGGCACCCTCTCCCTACTGGTAATTATCTAGAAATAATACTTGGGTGTATGCTAGATGACTGACTACTGACGAGCCGTGTTGTCACGTCTGTGGCCATTTAAACAAATGCACATTGAACATCatcagggtggggggggtcaCATGCAGACAGCTATACTTTCAAGATCAACAAAAACTATGATTAAAGGGCAAAATAGCTGCTTTATATTAAACGATTTCACCAGTCATTCACCTCTGTCAATATTAATTCATGATTCAGTTACTGCTTCCCTATCATTATTCTTCCAAATAATATGCTTGGCACTGTTGAATGCTCAAAGCTCACAGCAAAATGTGATCGGCAAGCAGTGAGATTTTTGTGTTGTTGGGCTCAGGCCGTTAACTGATTCCTTGTGACTGGATTTACACAACTACATTCTGGTTTTACACAGTTGAAGAATGTGCTGAAGATCAGATGCAGGGACATCATAAATCTTGCTCCTGTAAACTGTCCCTCGAGTGTAGGCTAGAACTAGTGTTTGtgctgattgttggtcggcacagacttggtggtccgatggacctgcttccacgctgtatcgctgaaCAAAAGAAaagtcctttttaaaaaaatcttaaataaGTTAAGTTTTTAACTCCCGCAGCTGAccctggaatagaaacatagaaacatagaaattaggtgcaggagtaggccattcggcccttcgagcctgcaccgccattcaatatgatcatggctgatcatccaactcagtatcccgtacctgccttctctccataccccctgatccccttagccacaagggccacatctaactccctcttaaatatagccaatgaactggcctcaactaccctctgtggcagagagttccagagattcaccactctctgtgtgaaaaaaaagttcttctcatctcggttttaaaggatttcccccttatccttaagctgtgaccccttgtcctggacttccctaacatcggaaacaatcttcctgcatctagcctgtccaaccccttaagaattttgtaagtttttataagatcccctctcaatcttctaaattctagagagtataaaccaagtctatccagtctttcttcataagacagtcctgacatcccaggaatcagtctggtgaaccgtccctgcactccctctatggcaataatgtccttcctcagatttggagaccaaaactgtacgcaatactccaggtgtggtctcaccaagaccctgtacaactgcagtagaacctccctgctcctatactcaaatctttttgcaatgaaagctaacataccattttgctttctttactgcctgctgcacctgcatgcctaccttcaatgactggtgtaccatgacacccaggtctcgctgcatctccccctttcccaatcggccaccatttccaAAGCTTGGGAGTTGAAGTCACAACCCGCTCCTCAGCACCAATTCTACCGTCTGTCCACTGCTGTCACCGCTATCTGGAAGGTCAATTTCTCTCATTACCCCCgtcaccctgttcctttcccGCCTCCTTCAGCTCAACTCCCAATCCTCCTTATTCAAAGCCCCCTTTGTACCTTTTTATacccctcttttctctcccctatgatcccttccacctacattcttccctccctctggctttacatttcagtcCTCCTCACCTTTCCTTATCTAatcacaatctatattactaaaattctgatcatgaccacttcctgttctgtatattgattttagaaaaaacgctgccacttacggctgtgatttttggtcatcttactcagagtccccctccactgcgcaggacaagcgGATTTTtcctatcaatgaaaaataaaagagttattagtgtttaaaaaatgttgagattctctctcctgaaggccacgccccttccggagggactataaaacccagaagtgttgagtgcctcagtcaatctctgcaagatgggagaaAACAGAGGGTCACGtcgctcagtctgagctgtgaataacactgagcacatgtctactaaactgtgagtggttttactgacccatcagtacccttaatgtggtttgaaaatatagtttggaaatgctacaatgtgttgcctttggtttggaaatggtaaagctgtgttgcctttggttgggAAATgctcaagctgtgttgcctttgttttggaaatgctaaagctgtgttgcctaatgaaagttgccttgcctaatgaaagttgccttgcctaattaaagttaccttgccaaattaaagttgccttgccttgtatataattaaaagtctaatcttgaccacttcctgtttgcactttatattgattttagaaaaaatgctacaacgtacggctgtgatttttggccatcttactcagagtccctctccaCTCAtcattggtggaggtggaatattgcattgggggaccagccctcccgtgtaatgctgggacccaacgggtcccacttagtctagtaagatATAAAGCACAAATGAAAAGAGTAAAAACTCTTATCTTAAAACGGCAATAGTTTCTTTCTGTGGAAAATTGCCACATGAAACGAGCAAGGAATAGTATCTATGAGGGAAGCAATTTGAATTACAATGGTCCCCCAGCGCCACACACTGGTGACTGGAAACACAACAAATGCTTCTAAAATTGCACATGCACAGAAAACAAAGCAGAAATTTTCATTGCCAGATATCTGAAAAACAAATCTAGTAAATGATAGAAAAGGTAAAAATTAAATTCTGGGGAAGCTTCGACAGAGTCGGTGTAGTGACTCATGTTTTTGTGTTAAGAAGTGTTGAactagaattactccagcacttctgctgcctaaccggctgagttagacataaaatgctggagtaactcggtgagacaggcagcatctctggagagaaggaatgggagacgttttgagttgagacccctcttcagtctgaagaagggtctcgaaccgaaacgtcacccatttcttctctccagagatgctgcctgtcccactgacttactccagcattttcgatttaaaccaacatctgcagtctcttcctacacataacctgctgagttgctctagGACTGTGTCATTTTTTTGTCCAACTAGGGAGTGTAATCTCAGGTTAAAAGATTGTCTGTGAAAGACAGAATTCTTCTCTCAAATGGctcagaatctctggaattctccacctcaaAGAGCTGTGTATGCTGAACCATTGCATATTCGAGGCCCATGCAGATTTCTGGACAACAGAGGATTCaagggtttagttttagttttagagatacagcgcggaaacaggcctttcggctcactgagtccacgccgaccagcaatccctacacatcagcacttcaactccccctccgtatacgacctctctgccctgggtctcctccatagccagagcgagcaacaccggaaattggaggaacagcatctcatattccgcttggggagtctgcatcctgggggcatgaacattgaattctcccaattttgttagtccttgctatctcctccccttcctcagcccccgggctcctcctcctttttcctttcttctccccgccccccattgctctgaggaagggtttggacccaaaactttgcctatttccttcgctccatagatgctgctgcatccgttgagtttctccagcatttttttgtgtaccaccttcgattttccagcaactgcactttcttcttaaacacaatcctcacacattaacgctatgctacaccagattcagattcaattttaattgtcattgtcagtgtacagtacagagacaacgaaatgcatttacaacgaaaaatacacacacactagggacaatttacacacacacacagggacaatttacacacacacacacactagggacaatttacacacacaccaagccaatgaacctacattcCTGtaagtcttcggagtgtgggagcagATGGAGGGAGACCCGCAGGGCCGCAGGGCCGAGGCTTTGGTGGCCCGGGCCCGGGCCCAGGGGCGGGTTAGGGATGGGGACAGGCCGGAAGCGCGGGCCGTTTCCGCCGAGCGATTGAAGATGGCGCCGCGGCCGGGAGCGGGGGAATGAGGGAGGAAGGACGGACGGACGGGGCTCGGCTCGGCGACCGGCTTGAAACCCTCCTCCCGCTCGGAGCTTTCATGCGATTTAACGGACCCCTGAAACACCCCGAGCGAGCGGACAGAAGGATTTAAACCACAAAGGGGGCGCTGCTTCACCCCCTTGAAGAGTGTGCGGGGGCGCTTCCTccaagggggtggggtgtgggggggggaaggttttattgttttggttttattttattgaCTGGGGGAAGAAAGTAGATAAAGCCTGTCATGGCTTCGGCGTCGGGCAACGACGACGACCTGACCATCCCCCGGGCGGCCATCAACAAAATGATCAAAGAGACGCTGCCCAACGTGCGGGTGGCGAACGAAGCCCGGGAGCTGGTGGTGAGCTGCTGCACCGAGTTCATTCACCTCATCTCATCCGAGGCCAACGAGATCTGCAACAAGTCGGAGAAGAAGACCATCTCCCCGGAGCACGTTATCCAAGGTGAGGGGAACCTGGGGACCGGCCTGGGTTTAAGAATTGAGAGCTTCATACCCTGTGTTTTCCCCACTGGATCTCTTTACCTCTCAGCTAGCAGCTGCTTAAATCCACTCGCATAAGTTGggatgggaggtacacaaaattgctggatacactcagcggctgcagcagcatctacggagcgaagaaaatatgcgacgtttcgggccgaaacccttcttcagggtttccCCCTAAGTTGGGATGGGAACTGTTTTAGGAAGTCAGTTTCTATACCAGCGTGCTCGAATTAATACTGAAAGCAGTTCTGAGGTTTCTATTTCTCCCACTGGTGATAGAAAACCTACATTGGGCAATGTCAGCCTCTGCTTGAGTTACGAAAGTATTTTCTTCGTGATCTACTGAGTCGTTATATTTTTAGTTATCACATGCGGCACCAAGACATTTGCGTAAATAAATAGTAATATTTATCAGCATGAATAAAGAAAATCGTAACTATTTTCATTAGCATATGATGCTTGGTATGTTGACGTTATTTAATTTAATCGTGTCATTCTTTAAGTGCTGCTGTAAATGAACACGTTAAAATTGATTTGATGTGTCAAACATGTTTAAACAATAACTAGTATCTTCCACGTTTTCATTAGCAGCACGAGTAAATCTTTTGTACATGAACTGGGTACTTTGTTGAAGTAGGAAAGTTAACCAAAAACTATCACTTGTTTGATAGATGAGAATGAAAATGTCTTTTGTAGAAACCATTTAAGTGGGTTGTTGGCCCAGTGAATTATAAGGATGTAAGTACATATTTCAAATTGGCGAGGTGCAGGAGTCAGTAAGAAGTGTTGATGGACCTTAATCCAGTGAAATTGTATTGTTTTGatattaaatacatttgaatCTTTGTCAATTGTATTCTACAACCCACACATATGATGTAACTAAAATGCGAAGTATTTTTATGTGCCTCTCGTTTAATGTAAAATAGGAGCTCTTTGCTTGGAGATAAATACACAGTTCAGTGCTCTTTGATCTGACTAGAAAAGTAATTCCATGTTTAGTAAATCATTTGAAGATTTTCCCAATAGGTTGA
It includes:
- the LOC129700763 gene encoding uncharacterized protein LOC129700763 isoform X1, producing MAPAARYRQREAKPPPGCFPRLRTCALGDSLPSVNSVRRRRRRRRLVLSTGERFIDIRGGSRDAGGLRAAPGMGAERRGCGPGSWHNNRGIDSTQHREKSACPAQWRGTLSKMTKNHSRPGSGLTQLLPSPAPVALTASPANTARRTQPAPTHGKQPILRYFTFILSGFWTAASGCAHGLGPASGDLFSSGCRKGRYLHGD